The Halarchaeum grantii genome contains a region encoding:
- the ubaA gene encoding SAMP-activating enzyme E1 produces MADLNLDPAQLDRYSRHIIMDDVGPEGQAALLDADVLVVGAGGLGSPVIEYLAAAGVGHLAIVDDDAVERSNLQRQIIHRDADVGTPKVDSARRYVEALNPDVDVETHRARLSTANATDLIEGRDFVVDCTDNFETRYLVNDACVLAGVPFSHGAIYKFEGQAITVTPDGPCYRCVFPEAPEPGTVPDCATAGVLGVLPGTVGCLQATEAVKSVLGVGDLLTGRMLHYDAASVGFEEVPVAPNPDCPVCGDDPAIDSVEDVEYTGGCTVRA; encoded by the coding sequence ATGGCCGACCTCAACCTCGACCCCGCCCAGTTGGACCGGTACTCTCGGCACATCATCATGGACGATGTCGGTCCCGAGGGGCAGGCCGCGCTCCTGGACGCGGACGTCCTCGTCGTCGGCGCGGGCGGCCTCGGCTCGCCCGTCATCGAGTACCTCGCCGCCGCCGGCGTCGGCCACCTCGCCATCGTGGACGACGACGCCGTCGAGCGCTCGAACCTCCAGCGCCAGATCATCCACCGCGACGCGGACGTCGGCACGCCGAAAGTCGACTCCGCGCGGCGCTACGTCGAGGCCCTGAACCCGGACGTCGACGTCGAGACGCACCGCGCGCGCCTCTCCACCGCGAACGCCACGGACCTCATCGAGGGCCGGGACTTCGTCGTCGACTGCACGGACAACTTCGAGACGCGCTACCTCGTGAACGACGCCTGCGTGCTCGCCGGCGTGCCGTTCAGCCACGGCGCCATCTACAAGTTCGAGGGGCAGGCCATCACCGTCACGCCCGACGGCCCCTGCTACCGCTGCGTCTTCCCGGAAGCCCCCGAACCCGGCACCGTCCCCGACTGCGCGACGGCGGGCGTTCTGGGCGTGCTCCCCGGGACCGTGGGCTGTCTGCAGGCGACCGAGGCCGTGAAGTCCGTCCTCGGCGTCGGCGACCTCCTGACCGGGCGGATGCTCCACTACGACGCCGCGTCCGTCGGCTTCGAGGAGGTGCCGGTCGCGCCGAACCCCGACTGCCCGGTCTGCGGCGACGACCCCGCCATCGACTCCGTCGAGGACGTCGAGTACACCGGCGGCTGTACCGTCCGCGCCTGA
- a CDS encoding DUF6498-containing protein codes for MSGRATPRRHLAFLAVVAANCYPLAGVLFFEWDLATVLVLYWLEMGVAAAWGVPKALLSVPRDEALSGYRLPMRGLREKRGGWSVGDHTLYVHNVPTALLQLAMLGLVWLGIGGYFGYVLGLWGARVAPLTVGVGALGMVVAHGVSFARDYVGEREYERVSARMAVAHTGQQTLVVLLLAVPVGASETVRTGGLAVVVGVVAAKLATETYAHWVADGPGDGVLAALLGTRDTTVAAPAVPVPDGDPDAVRTPDARAVRVECALAGLAALATRPGLLCALLAAFLIAFVDPLLGLAPVAILLVGCCFGAAGRYLRRGPMSFRRYGDTLVGYDRLLDEPQWRAPLEACEGSIPRRLVDRYAGTALVELDWSAPADSPWPDSGYDPERTRATAGPFSAFSSAVVALDLPVAPSARPEPNRTVTYAAGGLAAVFAALPLLVWRATHLGNAIIVAVLLLTVVGPLAVVALYYL; via the coding sequence GTGAGCGGGCGCGCGACACCGCGACGACACCTCGCGTTCCTCGCCGTCGTCGCCGCGAACTGCTACCCGCTCGCCGGCGTCCTCTTCTTCGAGTGGGACCTCGCGACCGTCCTCGTCCTCTACTGGCTGGAGATGGGCGTCGCCGCCGCGTGGGGCGTCCCGAAGGCCCTGCTCTCGGTGCCGCGCGACGAGGCGCTGAGCGGCTATCGCCTCCCGATGCGCGGCCTCCGCGAGAAACGCGGCGGCTGGTCCGTCGGCGACCACACGCTCTACGTCCACAACGTTCCGACCGCGCTCCTCCAGCTCGCGATGCTCGGTCTCGTCTGGCTCGGCATCGGGGGCTACTTCGGCTACGTCCTCGGCCTCTGGGGAGCGCGCGTGGCCCCGCTCACCGTCGGCGTCGGCGCGCTCGGGATGGTCGTCGCGCACGGCGTCTCGTTCGCCCGCGACTACGTCGGCGAACGCGAGTACGAGCGCGTCTCCGCGCGGATGGCGGTCGCGCACACCGGCCAGCAGACGCTGGTCGTGCTCCTGCTCGCCGTCCCCGTGGGCGCGAGCGAGACGGTCCGCACGGGCGGCCTCGCGGTCGTCGTCGGCGTCGTCGCCGCGAAGCTCGCGACGGAGACGTACGCGCACTGGGTCGCCGACGGCCCCGGCGACGGCGTCCTCGCGGCGCTCCTCGGCACGCGGGATACGACCGTCGCCGCGCCGGCGGTCCCCGTCCCCGACGGCGACCCGGACGCCGTCCGCACGCCCGACGCGCGCGCCGTCCGCGTCGAGTGCGCGCTCGCCGGACTCGCCGCGCTCGCCACCCGCCCCGGCCTCCTCTGCGCGCTCCTCGCCGCCTTCCTCATCGCCTTCGTCGACCCGCTGCTCGGACTCGCGCCCGTCGCGATCCTCCTCGTGGGGTGCTGCTTCGGCGCTGCGGGGCGCTACCTCCGCCGCGGGCCGATGTCGTTTCGCCGCTACGGCGACACGCTCGTCGGCTACGACCGCCTGCTCGACGAACCGCAGTGGCGCGCGCCGCTCGAGGCCTGCGAGGGCTCGATTCCGCGCCGCCTCGTCGACCGCTACGCGGGCACCGCGCTCGTCGAACTCGACTGGAGCGCGCCCGCCGACTCCCCGTGGCCCGACAGCGGGTACGACCCCGAGCGGACGCGCGCGACCGCCGGCCCCTTCTCGGCGTTCTCCTCGGCCGTCGTCGCCCTCGACCTCCCCGTTGCGCCCTCGGCGCGCCCGGAGCCGAACCGGACGGTCACGTACGCGGCGGGCGGTCTCGCCGCCGTCTTCGCCGCGCTCCCCCTCCTCGTCTGGCGCGCCACTCACCTCGGGAACGCAATCATCGTCGCCGTCCTCCTGCTGACGGTCGTCGGCCCGCTCGCCGTCGTCGCGCTCTACTACCTCTGA
- a CDS encoding PLP-dependent cysteine synthase family protein encodes MTDAPPLDESRIGGTPLLDLDLDVSCEVYAKPEWYNLHAQPFGGGSVKSRIARSMLDAAEADGALAPGSLVVEPSSGNTGTALARLGVARGYDVEIVMPEEAPEQKADAIRAAGGTVTYAPDYEAMLALADRRVAERDAYMPDQYANPANPGVHERTTGPEVHAQTDGRVTAFVAGAGSGGTVTGVGRALRERGDVAVVGYEPAEPRHGIDGLKYVRGPRFDDPDVYARDELDDVLALPTADAYYEARRLRERYAERDPDIHATGQYDRATVREHLRVAGEFLVGPSSGGALAAVRRLADAGRLTSEDVAVVPFPDRGDRYADIALWDDYL; translated from the coding sequence ATGACGGACGCGCCGCCGCTCGACGAGTCGCGCATCGGGGGGACGCCGCTCCTCGACCTCGACCTCGACGTCTCCTGCGAGGTGTACGCGAAGCCGGAGTGGTACAACCTCCACGCACAGCCGTTCGGCGGCGGGTCGGTGAAGTCCCGCATCGCGCGCTCGATGCTGGACGCCGCCGAAGCCGACGGCGCGCTCGCGCCCGGGTCGCTCGTCGTCGAACCCTCCTCCGGGAACACGGGGACGGCGCTCGCGCGCCTCGGCGTCGCCCGGGGCTACGACGTCGAAATCGTGATGCCCGAGGAGGCGCCCGAGCAGAAGGCCGACGCCATCCGGGCAGCGGGCGGTACCGTGACGTACGCGCCCGATTACGAGGCGATGCTGGCCCTCGCGGACCGCCGGGTCGCGGAGCGCGACGCCTACATGCCCGACCAGTACGCGAACCCCGCGAACCCCGGCGTCCACGAGCGCACCACCGGCCCGGAGGTCCACGCGCAGACCGACGGCCGGGTCACGGCGTTCGTCGCGGGCGCCGGCTCAGGCGGCACCGTCACCGGCGTCGGGCGCGCGCTCCGCGAGCGCGGCGACGTCGCCGTCGTCGGCTACGAACCCGCCGAACCCCGCCACGGCATCGACGGGCTGAAGTACGTTCGCGGGCCGCGCTTCGACGACCCGGACGTCTACGCGCGCGACGAACTCGACGATGTCCTCGCGCTCCCGACCGCCGACGCCTACTACGAGGCCCGACGGCTCCGCGAGCGCTACGCCGAGCGCGACCCCGACATTCACGCGACCGGCCAGTACGACCGCGCGACCGTCCGCGAGCACCTCCGCGTCGCCGGCGAGTTCCTCGTCGGCCCCTCCTCCGGGGGCGCGCTCGCCGCCGTCAGACGCCTCGCGGACGCCGGCCGCCTCACGTCCGAGGACGTCGCCGTCGTCCCCTTCCCCGACCGCGGCGACCGGTACGCGGACATCGCGCTCTGGGACGACTACCTCTGA